The Candidatus Arthromitus sp. SFB-mouse-Japan genome includes a region encoding these proteins:
- a CDS encoding CotS family spore coat protein — MYKNVDFSYILSNFNIKTYEIEKIKEKISKKPRIVYKIKSSDKLFCLKQTYFNIQKILFIYSYLEWLKLHEFKIPYFIKSINNKPFTIYDNKIYILTNWISGTKLLYNKIDHCIKAVEIIAKMHYNSDKIKFIKFSIPTINLSNIKQKFAKYIQDLHKIDELAKVKYDNFSQIFLNNFDDSLYLATMSYRYSLIINFKNLNISLCHGDYVNKNIIINDNSVVPIDFDRCCINYSISDLAYFLKRYLRHSPNPWDIENTLIFINYYNANNPIYLDEYLYLLSYLSLPYRFLKISKLYFYANHNLTNKEILDYENNLNKSCDDIKRQLIFLKEFEKYINSKFNIPIK; from the coding sequence ATGTATAAAAATGTAGATTTTAGCTATATTTTATCTAATTTTAATATTAAAACTTATGAAATTGAAAAAATAAAAGAAAAAATATCAAAAAAACCTAGAATTGTATATAAAATAAAATCTTCCGACAAATTATTTTGTCTCAAACAAACGTACTTTAATATTCAAAAAATATTATTTATTTATTCATATTTAGAATGGTTAAAATTACATGAGTTTAAAATTCCGTATTTTATTAAGTCCATCAATAATAAACCATTTACAATATATGATAACAAAATTTATATATTAACCAATTGGATAAGCGGCACTAAACTTTTATATAATAAAATTGATCATTGTATAAAAGCCGTTGAAATAATTGCTAAAATGCATTATAACTCAGATAAAATTAAATTTATAAAATTCTCAATTCCAACCATAAATTTGTCTAATATTAAACAAAAATTTGCCAAATATATTCAAGATCTACATAAAATAGATGAATTAGCTAAAGTTAAATATGATAATTTTTCACAAATATTTTTAAATAATTTTGATGATTCCTTATACTTAGCAACTATGTCTTACAGATACTCATTAATAATAAATTTTAAAAATCTAAATATTAGTTTATGTCATGGAGATTATGTAAATAAAAATATCATTATAAATGACAATTCTGTTGTTCCAATAGATTTCGACAGATGCTGTATAAATTATTCTATATCTGATCTAGCATATTTTCTTAAAAGATATCTAAGACACTCTCCTAATCCTTGGGATATAGAAAATACTCTAATATTTATAAATTATTATAATGCAAATAACCCAATATACTTAGATGAATATCTATATTTACTATCTTATTTATCCCTACCATATAGATTTTTAAAAATATCAAAATTATATTTTTATGCTAATCATAATTTAACAAATAAAGAAATACTTGACTATGAAAATAATTTAAATAAATCCTGTGATGATATTAAGAGACAATTAATCTTTCTCAAAGAATTTGAAAAATATATTAATTCTAAATTCAATATACCTATAAAATAA